The segment TAGAAAATAACAAAAGAGGCTTTCTTTACAGGGTAATGAAGCCTCTTTTTTAGTATTTTGCAATCAATTTTGAATAATGTGAGATATTTTATAGAACTGGCATACAATGGAAAAAACTATTTTGGATGGCAACGCCAACCCAACCAAATAAGTGTACAGGAAGTTATTGAAGAAAAGCTTTCTATTTTATTAAGAGAAAATATTTCAATAGTGGGAGCCGGCCGTACTGATACCGGTGTTCACGCCAAACAGATGTATGCTCATTTTGATTATAGCAAGGAAATAAATAGCGAAAAACTGACTTTCAAACTAAATTCTTTCCTGCCTAAAGACATAGCTATTCACAGTTTATTTAAGGTTAATGATGAAGCTCATGCAAGATTTGACGCTATTTCAAGAGCTTATGAATACCATATTAATATCGGTAAAGATCCTTTTCTAACCGATAACTCTTATCAGATAAATAACGATTTAGACATTGACAAAATGAATGAAGCTGCAAAAATCATGTTTGAATACACTGATTTTAAATGCTTCTCCAAATCAAAAACAGATGTTAGAACCTACAACTGCGAAATAATGAATGCAGTATGGGTAAAACATGGAAAGAAACTGATATTTCACGTTAAAGCAGATCGTTTTCTTAGAAATATGGTGAGAGCAATAGTTGGAAGCCTTTTGGAAATTGGTTTAAAAAGAAAGTCTGTCGAAGATTTCAGGAAGGTAATTGAGTCGAAAAACAGAAGTGAAGCAGGAGTTTCGGTTCCGGCACATGGCTTATATCTTACAGAAGTAACTTATCCATACATTTAACATATTGAGCACTTCTCCAAAAATATTCAATATCAAGGTCTTTAAGAGACTGATGAAATATGCGCAGGCATATAAGCTTCAGTTTAACTTTGCATTGTTCTTCGCTATTGTAATGTCTCTTTCGGCTTCAATCCGCCCATATCTTACAAAAACGGCTATTGATGACCACATAATGTTAAAAGATTATGAAGGACTGATATTTATTATCACCTTAATGTTTTTAGTTATTGCTGTAGAAGTTATTATTCTATACGGATATATCTATCTCGCTAACTGGCTTGGACAAAAAATAGTTAAGGATATCAGAGATTCTCTATTTAAGTATATGCTTTCTTTTAGGATGCAGTACTACGATAAGAACCCTATTGGTTCACTTGTAACAAGAGTTGTTTCTGATATTGAAACCATATCTGAGATTTTTGGACAGGGCTTATTAATGATTATCAGTGATGTACTAAAAATGATGGTAGTACTGGTAATAATGTTCTATGTTAACTGGCAATTAGCAATGATTGTGGTAATGGTATTGCCTATATTGGCATATGCTACAAGAGTCTTTCAGAAAAATATTAAATCGGCATTTCAATCTGTCAGAAATGAGGTAGCACGATTAAACTCATTTGTTCAGGAACACATAAGCGGAATGAGAATCGTTCAGTTGTTTGTTCGTGAAGAACAGGAGTTCAACAAGTTTAAAGAAATAAATAAACGCCATATGAAAGCCCATATACGCTCGGTATGGTATTATTCAATTTTCTTTCCAATAGCTGAACTCCTGTCATCAGTTGCTCTGGGATTAGTTGTATGGTACGGAGGCGTACAATCAGTAACTACACAAGCGGTAACTTTAGGAGAACTTATTGCCTATATCAACCTTATCCAACTTCTTTTTAGGCCTCTGCGACAATTGGCCGATAAATTCAACGTATTGCAAATGGGGATGGTATCTGCCGAGAGAGTTTTTGCAATTTTCGATACTGATTCGCATATCTCTAAAGATGGAGAATATTGCTCAAAGGTAATGAAAGGGCATATAAGTTTCGAAAAAGTTTCATTTGAATACCTCGAAAACCATTCGGTACTTAAAGATGTTTCATTTTCGGTAAAACCAGGTGAAATGGTAGCTATAGTTGGCGCTACCGGTGCCGGAAAATCTACTATAATAAATATTCTAAACAGGTTTTACGAATATAACTCCGGAACAGTTAGTATTGATAATGTTAAAATTGAGGATTATTCTCTTAAATGTTTAAGAGAACATATTGCAGTAGTATTACAGGATGTATTTCTTTTCTCGGACAGTATCATCAATAATATAACACTAAAAGGCGATGTTAGTGAAGAAGATGTAATAAAAGCTGCCAAAGAGATAGAGATACACGAGTTTATTGACAGTCTGCCAAATAAATATCATTACAACGTAAGAGAGCGCGGAGCAATGCTATCGGTTGGTCAAAGACAATTGCTTTCTTTTTTAAGAGCTTATGTTAGTAATCCAAGTATTTTAATTTTGGACGAGGCTACATCATCAGTAGATACTTATTCCGAGAAATTAATCCAAAGAGCAACCGAAAAAATCACTCAAAACAGAACCAGTATTGTTATTGCACACCGTTTAGCCACCATACGTAAAGCCAACAGAATTATAGTACTTGACAACGGCAAGGTAGTTGAAACAGGAAGCCATGAAGAGCTTTATGCTAAAAACGGATTTTATAGAAAGCTATATGAACATCAGTTTAAAGATGATCTGGTAAACTAAAGTTATATCTCATTTCTAAGGCTAACTCTTTTTTTAAACAGTTCCCGGCTGAGCCGATGGAAGTAACCATAAACACCAAAAACAATAAATACTAGTGAATAAAGTGACGCTACTACCTTTGCGAAACTCTGCGAATAACTTTACGACCTTCGCGGTTAAGAAACAAAGATGTCATGGGTACCAAAACGCCGTAAAATAGATAAACATAAGTCCGGCAAAATTATTTCTCTCACCCTGGCCAAAATGACGCAATAAATTATTTAATCCTGATTCCACTCCGAAGTAAAGTGTAACTTCACCGTAGGGAATTTCTGTTGTGTCATCTGAATCGTAAATGGCGAATCGGCAAGAAATACCAACTGTCCTTGCTTATCTTTAGCCAAGTAACGGTGTTTTACTCTTTTAAACTCCTTAAATTCTTCATTATACTCATCCTCCGCTTCTACCCAACAGGCTTTGTGAACCTGAATTGGTTCATAGGTACACTTAGCAGTATACTCATGCTCTAATCTATATTGAATAACCTCGTACTGTAAAGCTCCAACAGTTCCTATTACTTTCCTACCATTGAGATCTAAAGTAAACAACTGTGCAACTCCTTCGTCCATCAACTGATCAATACCTTTCGAAAGTTGCTTCGACTTCATAGGGTCAGCGTTATTAATATATCGGAAATGTTCAGGTGAGAATGCCGGAATTCCTTTAAAATTAAGTTTCTCACCCTCGGTAAGAGTATCTCCAATCTTAAAGTTACCGGTATCATGTAATCCTACTATATCACCCGGATATGATTCATCAACAATCTCCTTTTTATCTGCAAAGAAAGCATTTGGTGATGAGAACTTCATTTTTTTCCCGTTTCGAACGTGCAGGTATGGAGTATTTCTTTTAAATGTTCCTGAAACAATTTTAACAAAGGCCAAACGGTCTCTGTGTTTTGGATCCATATTTGCATGTATTTTAAATACAAACCCTGAAAACTTGCTTTCTTTTGAATCAACTAATCTTTCTTCAGACTTCTTTGGTAAAGGAATCGGTGCAATCTCAATAAATGCATCCAACAGTTCCCTAACACCAAAATTATTCAGAGCAGATCCGAAGAATACCGGTTGTTGTTCTCCTGCAAGATATTTATCATACTCATAGTTAGGATATACTTCAGTAACCAATTCTAACTCCTCTCTTAATTCATCAGCAGAATTTCCTCCAACAAGATCATCAAGTTTTTCATCTTCCAGGTTACTAATCTCAACAGTTTCTTCAACAGCTTGTTTTTTATGTCCCGAGAACAGGTTCACGTTTTTCTCCCAGATATTATAAATTCCTTTTAACTCTGACCCGATTCCAATAGGCCAACTCAAAGGAGTTACCTTTAGTTTCAGTTTCTGCTCTATTTCATCAAGCAAGTCAAAAGCATCTTTACCTTCCCTATCTAATTTATTGATAAAAACCATCATAGGGATATTTCTCATTCTACAAACCTGAACAAGTTTCTCGGTTTGCGCCTCTACCCCTTTTGCTACATCTATTACTACAATTACGCTGTCAACAGCCGTAAGAGTCCTAAAAGTATCTTCCGCAAAATCTTTGTGACCCGGAGTATCAAGAATATTAATCTTCTTACCCTTATACTCAAATGCCAATACCGAAGTAGCTACAGAAATTCCCCTTTGACGTTCTATCTCCATAAAATCGGAAGCCGCTCCTTTCTTAATCTTATTAGATTTTACAGCTCCTGCTTCCTGAATTGCTCCTCCAAAAAGTAAGAGTTTCTCTGTCAAGGTAGTCTTACCGGCATCAGGGTGCGATATTATCCCAAAAGTTCTTCTTCTCTGTATTTCTTCAATAAATCCCATTGTATTCAAATATTTTGCGGCTGCAAAGGTAATTTAAATATGTACTTAGAACAATTACAATAGCACATATTATATTTCATTCCTCCTTAGCTTAATTTATTAACTGTGTCTAAATAAATAATTGATGTTCCCCGTGTTTATTACAAATTATTATTTTTTTAAGACATGTAAAACCCTAATCTCTATATCCTCAAAAAATCATATATTTATAATAACCTAAAGTTCGACGAGAGAAATTCTTTCACATAACATTGTATTTCTGTGAGTGAATTCCTCGTCGAACTCAGGCTGATAATCCAATGCTGTACAATGAAGGACATAAAACGTTTTATCTCTAAACTTAGAGAAAACTTAAACATCAGGTTATACGACACCAAGCCAAAAGCCGAAAGGTTTCTTGACAACTGGAGTATATTCATGGTGATTGCCGGACTTTTCTCCTACCTTCAATATCACGGCTTTCCCCATCACGATATAGTAAATGCAGTATTTGTTTATTCGTTTAAATCGCTTATTGGCCTGCAAATTCTTAAATATCTAGTTGGTTATGTTTACAGCTTCCAGCCGCTGGAATATTTTTTACGTACAAAAAAAGAAGCAACACTATTAATAATATTCATTGTTGTAATTACCCTCAGATTATTTGGTTTCGACACAGTGTACTGGCTGGGTGAGGAATTTAATTTCCATGGAGATATCATGCTCCTCAGATCATACATGAACCAACTGTATTTTTTATTTTTCTTCTTCATGGAAATAAGCAGGGTAAGCTTAAGAATTCCAACAATAAACCTGCCTCCTCCTACCCTTCTGCTAATGTCGTTTTTTGGTCTGATATTTATAGGAGCGTTATTACTGATGTTACCAAAAATGACAGTTATGGAAGGTAGTATGAGTTTTTTTGATGCTTTATTCACTTCGCTAAGTGCTTCATGTGTAACCGGATTAATAGTTGTTGATACCGCGACGTATTTTACGGTTAAGGGACAGTTTGTAATTATGCTGTTAATTCAGCTGGGCGGATTAAACATAATTACCTTTGCTACCCTGTTCGCACTGATGATGAAAAGAAATATGGGGATAAAACACCAGTCTATTATTCAGGATAATTTCAGTGTGGGAAGCATTAAGGAAAGTAAAACACTCCTGCAAAAAGTATTTCTGTTTTCTTTCCTGATTGAATTTATCGGAACAGTAATAATTTTCTTTTCATGGGGAAATAATATTGTTTTCCACAACTTTAGAGACAAAGCATTTAAATCGATCTTTCACTCTGTTTCGGCATTTAACAATGCCGGATTTTCAACATTAAGCAATGGTCTGTACGAAGACAGCATAATGTTTAACATTCCTTTACAGTTGGTAATTGCTTTTTTAATCATACTCGGAAGTACCGGATTCCCGGTTCTGCACGAAATTTTTAACTTCTATAAATTAAGGACTATCTGGTTCAATCATTGGAAAAAGTTTTCACTCAACTCAAAACTTGGACTGTACACAACATTTGCACTACTTGTAAGTGGTACGGTAGCCTTCTTTTTCCTGGAACAGGATTTTACATTAAAAAAAATGGGATTGGGCAATCAGATAGTACATTCATTTTTCCAGTCGGTAACAACACGTACCGCAGG is part of the Bacteroidota bacterium genome and harbors:
- the truA gene encoding tRNA pseudouridine(38-40) synthase TruA, producing MRYFIELAYNGKNYFGWQRQPNQISVQEVIEEKLSILLRENISIVGAGRTDTGVHAKQMYAHFDYSKEINSEKLTFKLNSFLPKDIAIHSLFKVNDEAHARFDAISRAYEYHINIGKDPFLTDNSYQINNDLDIDKMNEAAKIMFEYTDFKCFSKSKTDVRTYNCEIMNAVWVKHGKKLIFHVKADRFLRNMVRAIVGSLLEIGLKRKSVEDFRKVIESKNRSEAGVSVPAHGLYLTEVTYPYI
- a CDS encoding ABC transporter ATP-binding protein, coding for MKYAQAYKLQFNFALFFAIVMSLSASIRPYLTKTAIDDHIMLKDYEGLIFIITLMFLVIAVEVIILYGYIYLANWLGQKIVKDIRDSLFKYMLSFRMQYYDKNPIGSLVTRVVSDIETISEIFGQGLLMIISDVLKMMVVLVIMFYVNWQLAMIVVMVLPILAYATRVFQKNIKSAFQSVRNEVARLNSFVQEHISGMRIVQLFVREEQEFNKFKEINKRHMKAHIRSVWYYSIFFPIAELLSSVALGLVVWYGGVQSVTTQAVTLGELIAYINLIQLLFRPLRQLADKFNVLQMGMVSAERVFAIFDTDSHISKDGEYCSKVMKGHISFEKVSFEYLENHSVLKDVSFSVKPGEMVAIVGATGAGKSTIINILNRFYEYNSGTVSIDNVKIEDYSLKCLREHIAVVLQDVFLFSDSIINNITLKGDVSEEDVIKAAKEIEIHEFIDSLPNKYHYNVRERGAMLSVGQRQLLSFLRAYVSNPSILILDEATSSVDTYSEKLIQRATEKITQNRTSIVIAHRLATIRKANRIIVLDNGKVVETGSHEELYAKNGFYRKLYEHQFKDDLVN
- a CDS encoding peptide chain release factor 3, which gives rise to MGFIEEIQRRRTFGIISHPDAGKTTLTEKLLLFGGAIQEAGAVKSNKIKKGAASDFMEIERQRGISVATSVLAFEYKGKKINILDTPGHKDFAEDTFRTLTAVDSVIVVIDVAKGVEAQTEKLVQVCRMRNIPMMVFINKLDREGKDAFDLLDEIEQKLKLKVTPLSWPIGIGSELKGIYNIWEKNVNLFSGHKKQAVEETVEISNLEDEKLDDLVGGNSADELREELELVTEVYPNYEYDKYLAGEQQPVFFGSALNNFGVRELLDAFIEIAPIPLPKKSEERLVDSKESKFSGFVFKIHANMDPKHRDRLAFVKIVSGTFKRNTPYLHVRNGKKMKFSSPNAFFADKKEIVDESYPGDIVGLHDTGNFKIGDTLTEGEKLNFKGIPAFSPEHFRYINNADPMKSKQLSKGIDQLMDEGVAQLFTLDLNGRKVIGTVGALQYEVIQYRLEHEYTAKCTYEPIQVHKACWVEAEDEYNEEFKEFKRVKHRYLAKDKQGQLVFLADSPFTIQMTQQKFPTVKLHFTSEWNQD
- a CDS encoding potassium transporter TrkG, which encodes MKDIKRFISKLRENLNIRLYDTKPKAERFLDNWSIFMVIAGLFSYLQYHGFPHHDIVNAVFVYSFKSLIGLQILKYLVGYVYSFQPLEYFLRTKKEATLLIIFIVVITLRLFGFDTVYWLGEEFNFHGDIMLLRSYMNQLYFLFFFFMEISRVSLRIPTINLPPPTLLLMSFFGLIFIGALLLMLPKMTVMEGSMSFFDALFTSLSASCVTGLIVVDTATYFTVKGQFVIMLLIQLGGLNIITFATLFALMMKRNMGIKHQSIIQDNFSVGSIKESKTLLQKVFLFSFLIEFIGTVIIFFSWGNNIVFHNFRDKAFKSIFHSVSAFNNAGFSTLSNGLYEDSIMFNIPLQLVIAFLIILGSTGFPVLHEIFNFYKLRTIWFNHWKKFSLNSKLGLYTTFALLVSGTVAFFFLEQDFTLKKMGLGNQIVHSFFQSVTTRTAGFNTVDIGSIGIPMTIFMLVLMYIGASPASTGGGIKTNTFTVLFLSAFATLRGKKTINIDRQSISFESVDKSLLIFLFSISIILISVFLLSITESDKKIIDIIFEEVSAFATAGISRGITADLSTGGRIIIMVSMFVGRVGLLTLAYALSQQTISTDYTYPKAKIIIG